A single genomic interval of Eptesicus fuscus isolate TK198812 chromosome 10, DD_ASM_mEF_20220401, whole genome shotgun sequence harbors:
- the BAK1 gene encoding bcl-2 homologous antagonist/killer, whose product MASGPGPGPPTQGCEGPAPAPTSEEQVARDTEEVFRSYVFYRHQQEQEAEGAAPADPEMVTLSPEPASTLGQVGRQLAIIGDDINQRYDSEFNTMLQHLQPTPENAYQYFTKIASSLFESGINWGRVVALLGFGYRLALYVYQRGLTGFLGQVTRFVADFILHHCIARWIAQRGGWVAALDLGNGPIRNVLIVLAVVLLGQFVVRRFFQS is encoded by the exons ATGGCATCTGGGCCAGGACCGGGCCCGCCCACGCAGGGCTGTGAAGGGCCAGCCCCGGCCCCCACTTCGG AGGAGCAGGTAGCCCGGGACACGGAGGAGGTTTTCCGCAGCTACGTTTTTTACCGCCATCAGCAGGAGCAGGAAGCCGAGGGGGCGGCCCCCGCTGACCCGGAGATGGTCACCTTGTCCCCAGAGCCTGCCAG CACCCTGGGGCAGGTGGGTCGGCAGCTCGCCATCATCGGGGACGACATCAACCAGCGCTACGACTCGGAGTTCAACACCATGTTGCAGCACCTGCAGCCGACCCCAGAGAACGCCTACCAGTACTTCACCAAGATCGCCTCCAG CCTGTTTGAGAGCGGCATCAACTGGGGCCGGGTGGTGGCTCTCCTGGGCTTCGGCTACCGCCTGGCCCTCTACGTCTACCAGCGAGGCCTGACCGGCTTCCTGGGCCAGGTGACCCGCTTCGTGGCCGACTTCATTCTGCATCACTGCATTGCCCGGTGGATCGCGCAGCGGGGCGGCTGG GTGGCAGCCCTGGACCTGGGCAACGGCCCCATCCGGAATGTGCTCATAGTTCTGGCTGTGGTTCTGTTGGGCCAGTTTGTGGTACGAAGATTCTTCCAGTCATGA
- the LOC114229156 gene encoding gametogenetin-binding protein 1-like, which yields MESPAPTPRSRNADRSSMFRFFRSLVGSKRGLKRSDGTLLGGQECPSQEQMMHRQGIRVHFAQALEVEQRATGPLGVSPEALAMEEQCLLDGELRRASLKVGATPWNHILALYKQFQKLAMAKLPLEEESEEEEMEEEDSSFKLCVPVTFQSPLHKTFRPIDTVGFVESELKKLLVAQQESRRRKMGSHEGWEPLVPPEITLEGIMGDQGLLLEEMDDLGNWPPSE from the exons ATGGAGAGCCCAGCTCCAACCCCTCGGTCCCGAAATGCGGACCGCTCCTCCATGTTCCGCTTCTTCCGTAGCCTGGTGGGGAGCAAGCGAGGCCTGAAGAGGTCCGATGGGACCCTGCTGGGAGGTCAGGAGTGCCCCTCGCAAGAGCAGATGATGCACCGCCAGGG GATCAGGGTCCACTTTGCCCAAGCCCTGGAGGTGGAGCAGAGGGCCACGGGGCCGCTGGGGGTCAGCCCTGAGGCCCTAGCCATGGAGGAGCAGTGTCTGCTGGACG GAGAACTCAGGCGGGCTTCTTTGAAGGTGGGGGCAACTCCCTGGAACCACATCCTCGCCTTGTACAAGCAGTTTCAGAAACTGGCCATGGCCAAG TTGCCTCTCGAGgaggaaagtgaggaagaggaaatggaggaagAGGACAGCTCATTCAAGCTCTGTGTCCCAGTCACCTTCCAGTCGCCACTGCATAAGACATTTAGGCCAATAGATACAGTGG GCTTCGTGGAGTCAGAGTTAAAGAAGCTTCTGGTAGCACAGCAGGAGTCCCGCCGCCGGAAGATGGGCAGCCATGAGGGCTGGGAGCCACTGGTCCCGCCAGAGATCACCCTGGAGGGCATTATGGGTGACCAG ggCCTGCTCCTCGAGGAGATGGATGACCTGGGGAACTGGCCTCCGAGCGAGTGA